The following coding sequences lie in one Rutidosis leptorrhynchoides isolate AG116_Rl617_1_P2 chromosome 4, CSIRO_AGI_Rlap_v1, whole genome shotgun sequence genomic window:
- the LOC139904367 gene encoding uncharacterized protein, translating into MVWFQCEDCGDNFKKPKLANHFRVCSANKLSCIDCGQMFGQQTVQGHTQCITEMEKYGPKGQAKPSNGTPGKPNGSFKSKPEVDVNVGLSERPPWFCSLCNTSATSKQTLLSHADGKKHRAKARAFHASKQPPKESEEPAPIVEGKSENVPNNELPVKVDIKELHTSENNKRKLEAPENNAAGELGNDEVIQEVNAAEFGKTKRVKISKEDGEKKIKWKKIITAILKSSPDGTMKMRKLRSQVLKTIGEAGSTINETQLIDTLERKINTSSKFAVNGKCVQLVVKS; encoded by the exons ATGGTTTGGTTTCAATGCGAAGATTGTGGTGATAATTTTAAAAAACCAAAGCTCGCTAATCATTTCAGAGTTTGCTCTGCTAATAAG TTATCATGTATCGATTGTGGACAAATGTTTGGGCAACAGACAGTTCAAGGTCACACACAATGCATCACGGAAATG GAAAAATATGGTCCAAAGGGCCAAGCTAAACCCTCAAATGGAACACCTGGGAAACCCAACGGTTCATTTAAGTCAAAACCAGAGGTTGACGTAAACGTTGGATTATCAGAACGTCCTCCGTGGTTTTGCAG TCTTTGTAATACAAGTGCTACTAGTAAGCAAACCCTGCTTTCCCATGCTGATGGGAAGAAACACAGAGCGAAAGCACGAGCTTTTCATGCATCTAAGCAACCACCCAAGGAATCGGAAGAACCCGCACCTATTGTTGAAGGTAAATCAGAAAACGTACCAAATAATGAGTTACCAGTGAAGGTCGATATTAAGGAATTACATACGTCTGAAAACAACAAGAGAAAGCTTGAAGCGCCTGAAAATAATGCTGCTGGTGAATTGGGCAACGATGAAGTGATTCAGGAAGTGAATGCTGCTGAATTTGGAAAGACCAAGAGAGTTAAAATCAGCAAAGAAGATGGGGAGAAGAAAATAAAGTGGAAGAAGATAATAACTGCAATCTTGAAATCT AGTCCTGATGGCACTATGAAGATGAGAAAATTAAGAAGCCAAGTTCTGAAGACTATTGGGGAGGCTGGTTCAACGATAAATGAGACCCAACTCATTGATACACTCGAGCGTAAG ATTAATACCAGCTCCAAGTTTGCTGTTAACGGGAAGTGTGTTCAATTAGTTGTCAAAAGTTAA